One region of Streptomyces capillispiralis genomic DNA includes:
- a CDS encoding PrsW family intramembrane metalloprotease, producing MASSPPYPAPPGEDTGGPPRHAHWWQRPWVRYGALITLLTLSGLVILALVREQTGTHGFLVGLGLAVLPVPLLVAAFRWLDRVEPGPWRNLLFSFAWGACAAALIAIVANSFATQWIATATADPAGADTLGATVIAPVVEESAKAAAVLLVFLFRRRDFSGILDGVVIAGVTATGFAFTENILYLGTAFGTDQLTGDSGMASVTAATFFVRIVMSPFAHPLFTVLTGIGFGIAALSGPRQRLRRVLLPLGGLLLAMGMHALWNGSSTLGQYGFFAVYAAFMVPTFGLLTWLVVWTRQRELRTVRSELPAYAVAGWLTPAEPFALGSMRARRIARQYARRYGGRAAARAVAQYEAYATSLAFLRHRGRLGRAGTDFVTRERELLLELWHRRGAARPALDHAARALAPPAPVTAAPWPVHGVYGQQPHGQGQAHHGQPSHVQAPHGQPLHVQAHHAYPPHGHPPQGPLPYGHPYAAYAPYPDPRPNPDPRRS from the coding sequence GTGGCTTCCAGCCCCCCGTACCCGGCGCCTCCCGGCGAAGACACCGGCGGACCGCCGCGGCACGCGCACTGGTGGCAGCGCCCCTGGGTGCGCTACGGGGCGCTGATCACCCTGCTGACGCTCTCCGGGCTGGTCATCCTCGCCCTGGTCCGCGAGCAGACCGGCACGCACGGCTTCCTGGTCGGACTGGGACTCGCCGTCCTCCCGGTGCCGCTCCTCGTGGCCGCCTTCCGCTGGCTGGACCGGGTCGAACCGGGACCCTGGCGGAACCTGCTGTTCTCCTTCGCCTGGGGGGCGTGCGCGGCGGCGCTGATAGCGATCGTCGCGAACAGTTTCGCCACACAGTGGATAGCGACGGCGACCGCCGACCCGGCCGGCGCGGACACCCTCGGCGCGACCGTCATAGCCCCGGTCGTGGAGGAGTCCGCGAAGGCCGCCGCCGTCCTCCTGGTGTTCCTCTTCCGCAGACGGGACTTCTCCGGGATCCTCGACGGCGTGGTGATAGCCGGGGTCACCGCCACCGGCTTCGCGTTCACGGAGAACATCCTCTACCTGGGTACCGCCTTCGGCACCGACCAGCTGACCGGCGACAGCGGCATGGCCTCGGTGACCGCGGCGACGTTCTTCGTCCGCATCGTCATGTCGCCGTTCGCGCACCCCCTGTTCACCGTGCTCACCGGGATCGGCTTCGGCATCGCCGCGCTGTCCGGCCCCCGGCAGCGGCTGCGCCGCGTACTGCTCCCGCTGGGCGGGCTGCTCCTCGCGATGGGCATGCACGCGCTGTGGAACGGCTCCTCGACGCTCGGCCAGTACGGCTTCTTCGCGGTGTACGCGGCGTTCATGGTGCCGACGTTCGGACTGCTGACCTGGCTGGTGGTGTGGACGCGGCAGCGCGAGCTGCGGACCGTACGGTCGGAACTGCCCGCGTACGCGGTGGCCGGCTGGCTCACTCCCGCGGAGCCGTTCGCGCTCGGCTCGATGCGGGCGCGGCGCATCGCGCGGCAGTACGCGCGCCGGTACGGCGGGCGGGCGGCGGCCCGGGCGGTGGCGCAGTACGAGGCGTACGCGACCTCGCTGGCGTTCCTGCGGCACCGGGGGCGGCTCGGGCGGGCGGGGACGGACTTCGTCACGCGGGAGCGGGAGCTGCTGCTCGAGCTGTGGCACCGGCGGGGAGCGGCCCGTCCGGCCCTGGACCACGCGGCCCGCGCCCTCGCGCCCCCGGCCCCGGTCACCGCGGCGCCGTGGCCGGTGCACGGGGTGTACGGCCAGCAGCCCCATGGGCAGGGGCAGGCACACCATGGCCAGCCGTCACACGTGCAGGCGCCCCATGGGCAGCCACTACATGTGCAGGCACACCACGCGTATCCCCCACACGGCCATCCGCCGCAGGGTCCGCTGCCGTACGGGCATCCCTACGCCGCGTACGCCCCGTACCCGGACCCGCGGCCGAACCCGGATCCCCGCCGGTCCTGA
- a CDS encoding NAD(P)/FAD-dependent oxidoreductase codes for MVKERARILVVGGGYVGMYTALRLQRKLKRELGRGDAEITVVTPDPYMTYQPFLPEAAAGAISPRHVVVPLRRVLDRCHVVIGEATAIDHAGRTATISTLATDEEGTGGRRIAYDELVLAPGSVSRTLPIPGLADHGIGFKTVEEAIGLRNHVLEQMDIASSTRDPAIRDAALTFVFVGGGYAGVEALGELEDMARYAARYYHNVRPEDMKWILVEASDRVLPEVGEEMGRYTVTELRRRNIDVRLETRLESCADRVAVLSDGSRFPTRTVVWTAGVKPHPVLAATDLPLNGRGRLKCTAELAVDGAPHAWAAGDAAAVPDVTAREPGRECAPNAQHALRQARVLGDNIAHALRGEPLETYAHKYAGSVASLGLHKGVAQVYGRKLKGYPAWFMHRTYHLSRVPTVNRKARVAAEWALAGLFKREIVSLGSLEHPRAEFELAAGGKPSQDPPHNPKGSS; via the coding sequence ATGGTGAAGGAACGTGCGCGCATTCTCGTTGTCGGCGGCGGCTACGTCGGGATGTACACGGCCCTGCGTCTGCAGCGGAAGCTGAAACGGGAACTCGGGCGGGGCGATGCAGAGATCACGGTCGTCACCCCGGATCCGTACATGACGTACCAGCCCTTCCTCCCCGAAGCGGCCGCCGGTGCCATTTCGCCTCGGCACGTCGTCGTACCCCTGCGTCGTGTCCTCGACCGGTGCCACGTCGTCATCGGCGAGGCGACCGCCATCGACCACGCCGGACGCACGGCCACCATCAGCACGCTCGCCACCGACGAGGAGGGCACCGGCGGCCGGCGGATCGCGTACGACGAACTCGTCCTCGCGCCCGGTTCCGTGTCGCGCACCCTGCCCATCCCCGGCCTCGCCGACCACGGCATCGGCTTCAAGACCGTCGAGGAGGCCATCGGCCTGCGCAACCACGTCCTCGAACAGATGGACATCGCCTCCTCGACCCGCGACCCCGCCATCCGGGACGCCGCCCTGACCTTCGTCTTCGTCGGCGGTGGTTACGCGGGCGTCGAGGCCCTCGGCGAGCTGGAGGACATGGCCCGCTACGCCGCGCGGTACTACCACAACGTCCGGCCCGAGGACATGAAGTGGATCCTCGTCGAGGCCTCGGACCGCGTCCTGCCCGAGGTCGGCGAGGAGATGGGCCGCTACACGGTCACCGAACTGCGCCGGCGCAACATCGACGTACGCCTGGAGACGCGGCTGGAGTCCTGCGCCGACCGGGTCGCCGTGCTCAGCGACGGCTCACGCTTCCCCACGCGCACGGTCGTGTGGACGGCGGGCGTCAAACCGCACCCCGTCCTCGCCGCCACCGACCTGCCGCTGAACGGGCGGGGACGCCTGAAGTGCACCGCCGAGCTGGCCGTCGACGGGGCACCGCACGCCTGGGCCGCGGGGGACGCCGCCGCCGTCCCCGACGTCACCGCGCGGGAGCCGGGCCGCGAGTGCGCCCCCAACGCGCAGCACGCCCTGCGCCAGGCCAGGGTCCTCGGCGACAACATCGCGCACGCCCTGCGCGGCGAACCGCTGGAGACGTACGCCCACAAGTACGCCGGCTCCGTCGCCTCCCTCGGACTGCACAAAGGGGTCGCCCAGGTGTACGGGCGCAAGCTCAAGGGCTACCCCGCCTGGTTCATGCACCGCACCTATCACCTCAGCCGGGTGCCCACCGTCAACCGCAAGGCGCGGGTGGCCGCCGAGTGGGCCCTCGCCGGGCTCTTCAAACGGGAGATCGTCTCCCTGGGTTCACTCGAACACCCCCGGGCGGAGTTCGAACTGGCGGCCGGTGGAAAGCCTTCTCAAGACCCCCCGCACAACCCGAAGGGGTCGTCCTGA
- a CDS encoding TetR/AcrR family transcriptional regulator, with protein MHVQDSHWSSVATTGATMSAPAGNGRADGPRTTPLRVDAQRNLEHVLRAAREVFGELGYGAPMEDVARRARVGVGTVYRRFPSKDVLVRRIAEEETSRLTDQARAALGQEDEPWSALSRFLRTSVASGAGRLLPPQVLRVGVAEEHGPSDQARLPQQRTQPAGELRLVPEDPAPAGGAPEDDAGAAQLLDVVGQLVERARAAGELRPDVSVSDVLLVIATAAPSLPDAAHQAAASARLLDILLEGLRSRPA; from the coding sequence ATGCATGTTCAGGACTCTCATTGGTCTTCCGTTGCCACGACCGGCGCCACGATGAGCGCCCCGGCGGGCAACGGCCGCGCGGACGGTCCGCGCACGACACCGCTGCGCGTGGACGCCCAGCGCAATCTGGAGCACGTGCTGCGTGCCGCGCGTGAGGTCTTCGGCGAGCTGGGCTACGGCGCGCCGATGGAGGACGTGGCCCGCCGCGCGCGCGTCGGTGTGGGCACGGTGTACCGGCGCTTCCCGAGCAAGGACGTCCTGGTGCGGCGGATCGCCGAGGAGGAGACCTCCCGGCTGACCGACCAGGCGCGTGCGGCGCTCGGCCAGGAGGACGAGCCGTGGTCGGCGCTGTCCCGTTTCCTGCGCACGTCGGTCGCCTCGGGGGCCGGCCGGCTGCTGCCGCCGCAGGTGCTGCGGGTGGGGGTGGCGGAGGAGCACGGTCCGTCCGACCAGGCGCGGCTGCCGCAGCAGAGGACGCAGCCGGCCGGTGAGCTGCGGCTGGTGCCGGAGGATCCGGCGCCCGCCGGCGGCGCGCCGGAGGACGACGCCGGTGCGGCGCAGCTCCTCGATGTCGTGGGGCAGCTGGTGGAGCGGGCCCGTGCGGCGGGGGAGCTGCGGCCGGACGTCTCGGTGTCGGACGTACTGCTGGTGATCGCCACGGCGGCGCCGTCCCTGCCGGACGCGGCGCATCAGGCGGCGGCGTCGGCGCGGTTGCTGGACATCCTGCTGGAGGGGCTGCGCTCACGGCCTGCGTAA
- a CDS encoding asparagine synthase-related protein, whose translation MRWLVGWSSTAAGAMGFGPHGSAGATGFDGETLHPVGSQLLWGDPDPLWAVGDWRPDEVRVVTADEQTRIAVLGTCGASDEQLRVALFAARGGALRHLTAWPGSYTAIVQVGRRVTVCGDLAGARPVFHTPWAGGTAYATAALPLADLIEANLDFGHLAALLAAPDVPAALHDSTPYDGVKRVPPGHALILRAGAREIAGYEPVASLAVAAPPADPDRAVDAVRDALVEAVRTRLAAPRHVPGADIDPGPVPGMGPAERRAARGTPVPGIGADLSGGPASGALALLAAGLPGRPGTVLGHGTGAGERLLAVTFNDLAVGGTAGGRDDDELERAGALAANPRLHHVVVAGGEETLPYVELDGPLTDEPGPSLVSAARHRARLAAGSADHFTGYGAKQVLDAHPARLADLLMDRKRRHLVRPVAALAKADGSVMVPARVYAAARRLARTPYRTGLESLAERLLHRRLDGDGPAGAADASLAALTWGRPGPAARWLTGEALAEVSVRLQASTRRSDVGPGQRPGDFRARAALARHAADLRVLEQAAEIRFQRLHAPFLDNQVVRACRALPEALRVQPGARASILRSVLEGAGVRELPAGWGAPGVATSGVAARAGLRVAAGSLMALFDTPLLAEAGLVEARVVRKALRGAAEGEPLPLDGLADLVALEVWLRRLLARRGTCWTGTPARQRAVPGGIAPRRGALGAAGAGGAAR comes from the coding sequence ATGCGGTGGTTGGTGGGATGGAGCAGCACCGCCGCGGGCGCCATGGGATTCGGCCCCCACGGCTCCGCCGGCGCCACCGGGTTCGACGGCGAGACCCTGCACCCCGTGGGCTCCCAGCTGCTGTGGGGCGACCCCGACCCGCTGTGGGCGGTCGGCGACTGGCGCCCCGACGAGGTGCGGGTGGTCACGGCCGACGAACAGACCCGGATCGCCGTCCTCGGCACCTGCGGCGCCTCCGACGAGCAGCTGCGCGTCGCGCTGTTCGCCGCCCGGGGCGGGGCGCTGCGGCACCTGACCGCCTGGCCGGGCAGCTACACCGCGATCGTCCAGGTCGGCAGGAGGGTCACCGTCTGCGGTGACCTCGCGGGCGCCCGGCCGGTCTTCCACACCCCTTGGGCGGGCGGCACGGCGTACGCGACCGCCGCGCTGCCGCTCGCCGACCTCATCGAGGCCAACCTCGACTTCGGGCACCTCGCCGCGCTGCTCGCCGCCCCCGACGTGCCCGCCGCGCTGCACGACTCCACGCCGTACGACGGCGTGAAGCGCGTTCCGCCGGGGCATGCGCTGATCCTGCGCGCCGGGGCGCGCGAGATCGCCGGGTACGAACCCGTCGCCTCGCTCGCGGTCGCCGCCCCGCCCGCCGACCCCGACCGTGCCGTGGACGCGGTGCGGGACGCGCTGGTCGAGGCCGTGCGGACACGGCTGGCCGCGCCCCGGCACGTCCCCGGCGCCGACATCGACCCCGGACCGGTGCCGGGTATGGGCCCGGCCGAACGGCGCGCGGCGCGCGGGACGCCGGTGCCGGGGATCGGGGCCGATCTGTCCGGCGGGCCGGCCTCCGGTGCGCTGGCGCTGCTGGCCGCCGGGCTGCCCGGGAGACCGGGGACCGTACTCGGGCACGGCACGGGGGCGGGGGAGCGGCTGCTGGCCGTCACCTTCAACGACCTGGCGGTGGGCGGGACCGCCGGCGGGCGGGACGACGACGAACTGGAGCGGGCGGGCGCGCTGGCGGCGAACCCGCGGCTGCACCACGTGGTGGTGGCGGGCGGCGAGGAGACGCTTCCCTACGTCGAGCTGGACGGGCCGCTGACCGACGAGCCGGGGCCCTCGCTGGTGTCGGCCGCCCGGCACCGGGCGCGGCTGGCGGCGGGCAGCGCGGACCATTTCACGGGGTACGGGGCGAAGCAGGTGCTGGACGCGCATCCGGCGCGGCTGGCAGATCTGCTGATGGACCGTAAGCGGCGGCACCTGGTGCGGCCGGTCGCCGCGCTGGCCAAGGCGGACGGGTCCGTGATGGTGCCGGCGCGGGTGTACGCGGCGGCCCGGCGGCTGGCCCGCACGCCGTACCGGACAGGGCTGGAGAGCCTCGCGGAGCGGCTGCTGCACCGGCGGCTGGACGGCGACGGGCCCGCGGGGGCGGCGGACGCCTCGCTGGCCGCGCTGACCTGGGGCAGACCCGGGCCCGCGGCGCGCTGGCTGACCGGTGAGGCGCTGGCAGAAGTATCGGTTCGCCTCCAGGCGTCGACGCGGCGGTCGGACGTGGGGCCGGGGCAGCGGCCCGGTGACTTCCGGGCGCGGGCGGCGCTGGCCCGGCACGCGGCGGATCTGCGGGTGCTGGAGCAGGCGGCCGAGATCCGCTTCCAGCGGCTGCACGCGCCGTTTCTGGACAACCAGGTCGTGCGGGCGTGCCGGGCGCTGCCGGAGGCGCTGCGGGTGCAGCCGGGGGCGCGGGCGTCGATCCTGCGGTCGGTTCTGGAGGGGGCGGGGGTGCGGGAGCTGCCGGCGGGGTGGGGGGCGCCGGGCGTCGCCACCTCGGGGGTGGCCGCGCGGGCGGGGCTGCGGGTGGCGGCCGGGTCGCTGATGGCGCTGTTCGACACGCCGCTGCTGGCGGAGGCGGGGCTGGTCGAGGCGCGGGTGGTGCGCAAGGCGTTGCGGGGGGCGGCGGAGGGGGAGCCCCTGCCGCTGGACGGGCTGGCGGATCTGGTCGCGCTGGAGGTGTGGCTGCGGCGGTTGCTCGCCCGGCGGGGGACGTGCTGGACGGGGACGCCGGCACGGCAGCGGGCGGTGCCGGGTGGGATCGCTCCGCGACGGGGGGCGTTGGGGGCGGCCGGCGCGGGGGGTGCGGCGCGGTGA
- a CDS encoding M23 family metallopeptidase: MASNRPAPEAPYQPSDTFAYGGIRTDEGPFEEWNPTAETIRPVRGRHRVAKQRGGGLARSSTVLGVGVIAAVGAGGMASAQTGKPPVSISVPDLPNVGSLISDEDTPKGSATPLSDIGMSAADDEQATAGAGEALRARIMAQVEQQQDQAEDRAAAEAAAAAEKEAAEAVAKAEKEAKAKAAAAKKKAEEEARKKAEAERLAALAKQYALPTSSYTLSSTFMQAGAYWSSGYHTGLDFAAPTGTLIKAVHTGTITSAGWDGSYGYKTVLTLDDGTEIWYAHQSSISVSVGQKVSTGDVIGRVGSTGNSTGAHLHLEVHPGGSTSGVDPLAWLRDKGLTP, encoded by the coding sequence GTGGCGTCCAACCGGCCTGCCCCCGAGGCCCCGTACCAGCCGAGCGACACCTTCGCCTACGGCGGCATCCGCACCGACGAGGGCCCCTTCGAGGAGTGGAACCCCACTGCGGAGACCATCCGCCCGGTACGTGGCCGGCACCGCGTGGCCAAGCAGCGCGGCGGCGGGCTCGCCCGCAGCTCCACCGTCCTCGGCGTCGGCGTCATCGCCGCGGTCGGAGCGGGCGGCATGGCCAGCGCCCAGACCGGCAAGCCGCCGGTCTCGATCTCCGTGCCCGACCTCCCCAACGTGGGTTCCCTCATCTCCGACGAGGACACCCCCAAGGGTTCGGCCACGCCCCTCAGCGACATCGGCATGAGCGCCGCCGACGACGAGCAGGCCACCGCCGGCGCCGGTGAGGCGCTGCGCGCCCGGATCATGGCCCAGGTCGAGCAGCAGCAGGACCAGGCGGAGGACAGGGCCGCCGCCGAGGCCGCGGCCGCCGCCGAGAAGGAGGCCGCCGAGGCCGTCGCCAAGGCGGAGAAGGAGGCCAAGGCCAAGGCCGCCGCCGCCAAGAAGAAGGCGGAGGAGGAGGCCAGGAAGAAGGCCGAGGCGGAGCGCCTCGCCGCACTGGCCAAGCAGTACGCGCTGCCGACCTCCTCGTACACCCTCAGCTCCACCTTCATGCAGGCCGGTGCCTACTGGTCCTCCGGCTACCACACCGGCCTCGACTTCGCTGCCCCCACCGGTACCCTGATCAAGGCCGTCCACACCGGCACGATCACCTCCGCCGGCTGGGACGGCTCCTACGGCTACAAGACCGTGCTCACCCTCGACGACGGCACCGAGATCTGGTACGCCCACCAGTCCTCCATCAGCGTCAGCGTCGGCCAGAAGGTCAGCACCGGCGATGTGATCGGCCGTGTCGGCTCCACCGGCAACTCCACCGGGGCCCACCTCCACCTGGAGGTCCACCCCGGCGGTTCCACCTCGGGCGTGGACCCGCTGGCCTGGCTGCGCGACAAGGGCCTCACCCCCTGA
- the lhgO gene encoding L-2-hydroxyglutarate oxidase, whose amino-acid sequence MHYRNREVVRVAGQAYDCDVLVVGGGIVGLSTAYAISRAAPGTRVTVLEKEPGPARHQTGRNSGVIHSGIYYRPGSLKARYAVRGAAEMVKFCAEYDIPHAVTGKLIVATARDELPRLHALVQRGRENGITVRELGAAQMAEYEPEIDGLAAIHVGTTGICDFAAVARRLAEASGAEIRYGARVVRVDRRPDRGVAVLTAAGDVVRGRIMVNCAGLHCDSIARLTGDEPGARIVPFRGEYYELARPDLVRGLVYPVPDPAFPFLGVHLTRGIDGSVHVGPNAVPALAREGYDWGTVRPRELGATLAWPGSWQLARRHWRYGGGELHRSLSRRAFAKAVRRLLPAVREEDLVPAAAGVRAQAVLRDGTLADDFLIRETPRAVHVLNAPSPAATASLPIGREVARRALTALAAAEGR is encoded by the coding sequence GTGCACTATCGGAACCGGGAGGTGGTGCGGGTGGCGGGGCAGGCGTACGACTGCGACGTGCTGGTGGTCGGCGGCGGGATCGTCGGCCTGTCGACGGCGTACGCGATCAGCCGGGCGGCGCCGGGCACGCGGGTCACGGTGCTGGAGAAGGAGCCCGGTCCCGCCCGTCACCAGACGGGCCGCAACAGCGGCGTCATCCACAGCGGCATCTACTACCGCCCCGGCTCGCTGAAGGCCCGGTACGCGGTGCGGGGCGCCGCGGAGATGGTCAAGTTCTGCGCGGAGTACGACATCCCGCACGCCGTGACGGGCAAGCTGATCGTCGCCACCGCCCGCGACGAGCTGCCCCGTCTGCACGCGCTGGTCCAGCGCGGCCGGGAGAACGGCATCACGGTCCGCGAACTGGGCGCCGCGCAGATGGCGGAGTACGAGCCGGAGATCGACGGCCTGGCCGCGATCCACGTCGGCACCACCGGCATCTGCGACTTCGCCGCGGTCGCCCGCCGTCTCGCGGAGGCGTCCGGCGCGGAGATCCGCTACGGGGCGCGGGTCGTACGCGTCGACCGCCGCCCCGACCGGGGCGTCGCGGTCCTGACGGCCGCCGGCGACGTCGTGCGCGGCCGGATCATGGTGAACTGCGCCGGTCTGCACTGCGACTCGATCGCCCGCCTGACCGGTGACGAGCCCGGCGCCCGCATCGTGCCCTTCCGCGGCGAGTACTACGAGCTGGCCCGGCCCGACCTGGTGCGCGGCCTGGTCTACCCGGTGCCCGACCCGGCGTTCCCCTTCCTCGGCGTCCACCTCACCCGCGGCATCGACGGCAGCGTGCACGTCGGTCCCAACGCGGTCCCGGCGCTGGCCCGGGAGGGCTACGACTGGGGCACGGTGCGTCCCCGCGAGCTGGGCGCGACCCTGGCGTGGCCGGGCTCCTGGCAGCTGGCCCGCCGCCACTGGCGGTACGGCGGCGGCGAGCTGCACCGCTCACTGTCCAGGAGGGCCTTCGCCAAGGCCGTGCGCCGGCTCCTGCCCGCCGTGCGGGAGGAGGACCTGGTGCCGGCGGCGGCCGGGGTGCGGGCACAGGCCGTGCTGCGGGACGGCACCCTGGCCGACGACTTCCTGATCCGGGAGACCCCCCGCGCGGTCCACGTGCTGAACGCGCCCTCGCCCGCGGCGACGGCGTCCCTCCCGATCGGACGGGAGGTCGCCCGACGCGCCCTGACGGCCCTGGCGGCGGCGGAGGGGCGGTAA
- a CDS encoding MFS transporter, with amino-acid sequence MSREQRGPNEKLGAVLALAGISNAGLARRVNDLGAQRGLTLRYDKTSVARWVSKGMVPQGAAPHLIAAAIGQKLGRPVPLHEIGLADADPAPEVGLAFPRDVGQAVKSATELYRLDLAGRRAGSGGIWQSLAGSFAVSAYATPASRWLITPADSSVAREVNPADGAGAPLKVGHSDVRKLREAAEDARRWDSKYGGGDWRSSMVPECLRVEAAPLLLGSYSDDVGRSLFGAAAELTRLAGWMAFDTGQQEAAQRYYIQALRLARAAADVPLGGYVLASMSLQATYRGFGDEGVDLAQAALERNRGLATARTLSFFRLVEARAHARAGDAQAAGAALKSAESWLERSRPGDSDPSWLGFYSYDRFAADAAECYRDLKAPRQVRRFTEQALSKPTEEFVRSHGLRLVVSAVAELESGNLDAACEQGVRAVEVAGRISSARTTEYVKDLLHRLEPYGDEPRVAELRERARPLLMTTA; translated from the coding sequence ATGTCCAGGGAGCAACGCGGGCCGAACGAAAAACTCGGCGCCGTTCTCGCCCTCGCGGGAATCTCCAACGCAGGCCTCGCGCGACGCGTCAACGACCTTGGCGCCCAGCGGGGACTGACACTTCGCTACGACAAGACGTCGGTGGCGCGCTGGGTGTCGAAGGGCATGGTGCCGCAAGGCGCCGCCCCGCACCTGATCGCCGCCGCGATCGGCCAGAAGCTGGGGCGACCCGTGCCGCTCCACGAGATCGGCCTGGCGGACGCGGATCCCGCACCCGAGGTGGGCCTCGCCTTCCCCCGGGACGTCGGACAGGCGGTGAAGTCCGCCACGGAGCTGTACCGGCTGGACCTCGCCGGCCGCAGAGCCGGCTCCGGCGGCATCTGGCAGTCGCTCGCCGGGTCGTTCGCGGTGAGCGCCTACGCCACGCCCGCCTCGCGCTGGCTGATAACCCCGGCCGACAGCTCGGTGGCGCGTGAGGTGAACCCGGCCGACGGAGCCGGCGCACCGCTCAAAGTCGGCCACAGCGATGTGCGCAAACTCCGCGAGGCCGCCGAGGACGCCCGGCGCTGGGACTCCAAGTACGGCGGCGGCGACTGGCGCTCCTCGATGGTGCCCGAATGCCTCCGGGTGGAGGCGGCGCCGCTGCTGCTCGGCTCCTACTCCGACGACGTGGGCCGCTCGCTCTTCGGCGCCGCGGCCGAGCTCACCCGCCTCGCCGGCTGGATGGCCTTCGACACCGGCCAGCAGGAGGCCGCCCAGCGCTACTACATCCAGGCGCTGCGCCTGGCCCGCGCGGCGGCCGACGTCCCCCTCGGCGGGTACGTCCTGGCATCGATGTCCCTCCAGGCGACCTACCGGGGCTTCGGCGACGAGGGCGTGGACCTCGCCCAGGCCGCGCTGGAGCGCAACCGGGGCCTGGCCACCGCCCGCACCCTGAGCTTCTTCCGCCTCGTCGAGGCCCGCGCGCACGCCCGCGCGGGGGACGCCCAGGCGGCCGGGGCCGCCCTGAAGTCGGCGGAGAGCTGGCTGGAGCGCTCCCGGCCGGGCGACAGCGACCCGTCCTGGCTCGGCTTCTACTCCTACGACCGTTTCGCCGCCGACGCCGCCGAGTGCTACCGCGACCTGAAGGCGCCCCGCCAGGTGCGCCGCTTCACCGAGCAGGCGCTGTCGAAGCCGACGGAGGAGTTCGTGCGCTCGCACGGGCTGCGGCTGGTGGTCTCGGCGGTCGCCGAACTGGAGTCGGGCAACCTGGACGCGGCCTGCGAGCAGGGCGTGCGCGCGGTGGAGGTGGCGGGCCGCATCTCCTCCGCCCGCACCACCGAGTACGTCAAGGACCTGCTGCACCGGCTGGAGCCCTACGGCGACGAACCCCGGGTGGCGGAGTTGCGCGAGCGCGCCCGGCCGCTGCTGATGACCACGGCGTGA
- the trmB gene encoding tRNA (guanosine(46)-N7)-methyltransferase TrmB — MSDSVSATPEAPHPAHSPGVSIRHARAKGEPRFPDGPKADPAGSHFERRIRSFQPRRSRVTAGQADALQRLWPTWGFDVDGSRLLDLAAFFGNDHPVVLEIGFGMGEATATMAAADPATNILAVDVHTPGQGNLLNLADQLGLDNVRVGNGDAIILLREMLAPDSLDGLRVYFPDPWPKKRHHKRRLIQPEFLTLAATRLRPGAVLHCATDWEPYAEQMLDVLTAHPAFENTQADGGFAPRPGFRPLTRFEGQGLDKGHAVNDLLFRRVPHGERAGHRPEDRARDSV; from the coding sequence GTGTCTGACTCCGTGAGCGCCACCCCCGAAGCCCCGCACCCCGCCCACTCGCCCGGTGTGTCGATCCGCCATGCCCGGGCCAAGGGCGAGCCGCGGTTCCCGGACGGGCCGAAGGCCGACCCCGCCGGATCGCACTTCGAGCGGCGGATCCGCAGCTTCCAGCCCCGCCGCAGCCGTGTCACCGCCGGTCAGGCGGACGCGCTGCAGCGGCTCTGGCCCACCTGGGGCTTCGACGTCGACGGCAGCCGGCTGCTCGACCTCGCCGCGTTCTTCGGCAACGACCACCCCGTCGTCCTGGAGATCGGCTTCGGCATGGGCGAGGCCACGGCGACGATGGCCGCCGCCGACCCCGCCACCAACATCCTCGCCGTGGACGTCCACACCCCCGGCCAGGGCAATCTGCTCAACCTCGCCGACCAGCTCGGCCTGGACAACGTACGGGTCGGCAACGGCGACGCGATCATCCTGCTGCGCGAGATGCTCGCCCCCGACTCCCTCGACGGCCTGCGCGTCTACTTCCCCGACCCCTGGCCCAAGAAGCGGCACCACAAGCGCCGGCTGATCCAGCCGGAGTTCCTCACCCTCGCCGCCACCCGGCTGCGGCCCGGGGCGGTGCTGCACTGCGCCACCGACTGGGAGCCGTACGCGGAGCAGATGCTCGACGTGCTCACCGCGCACCCGGCCTTCGAGAACACGCAGGCGGACGGCGGTTTCGCGCCGCGTCCCGGGTTCCGGCCGCTCACCCGTTTCGAGGGGCAGGGACTGGACAAGGGTCATGCCGTGAACGACCTGCTCTTCCGGCGCGTACCGCACGGCGAACGGGCCGGGCACCGCCCCGAAGACCGGGCCCGAGACAGCGTGTAG